In Myxococcota bacterium, the DNA window TGTGGCTGCGGGCGTTCTCGATGCGGATCGCCGGCCGCGTCGGCGAGACCGGCTGGGTCGTCATCAGGCGTCGGGACCGCGCTCGCTGTAGCGCCGGGCCTCTTCGGCGTAGGCGTCGAAGCCCGCGGACTCGGCGGCCGCCGCGGTGCGCTCCCACTCCTCTTGGGTCGGCGCCTCCTCCTGGGCGGCCGCGACGGCGCGCAACAGGAAGACGTTCCCGTCTCCCACCGCGCGGATGCGCAGCTCGGCCAGGGGCTCCGCGGCCTCGGCGATCGCCAGGAAGTCGACGGCCTCGACGTGACGCTCCTCGGCGAGATACGCCTCGGCGATCGCCAGCGCCTGGTCCTTGCCGAGGTCTTTCTCGAGCAGGTGTCTGCGCTCGAGCGGTCCGGGAATCTTCGAACGGGCCACGGGTGCTCCTAATAGCGGGGGACGTCGGGGTCGACGGTCAACGACCAGGCCTCGATCCCGCCGGTGAGATTCTCGACCCGGGCGAAGCCCGCGTCGAGCAGCAGTCGCGCCGCGCGCTCGCTGCGCGGGCCGTGGTGGCAGTGCACGATCACGCGCTTGCCGCGCCAGAGGTCGAACTCAGCGAGGCGATCGCCGAGTTCGGCGAGCGGAACCAGCGTCGCGCCCTCGATGCGGGCGCGCTCCCACTCGTCGAGGTCGCGCACGTCGAGCAGCAAGTGCTCGGCGCCGTCGGCGCGCAGCGACGCCAGTGATGATGCGTCGATCGTCGGCGGCTCGCTCGGCTCCTCGGCCGGAACACCGCAGAAGCCGGCGTAGTCGATCAGCTCGGTGATCTCCGGTGTCTCGCCACAGGCCGGACACGCGGGATCCTTCTTCAACCGGAACTCGTGGAACTCCATGCGGAGCGCGTCGTACTGGAGGAGCCGTCCGTAGAGCGGATCGCCGAGCCCAGCGACGAGTTTCACCGTCTCGGTGGCCTGGATGATCGCGACCAGCCCGGGCAGCACACCGAGCACCCCTCCCTCGGCACACGAGGGCACGGCACCCGGCGGCGGCGGCTCGGGGTAGAGGCAGCGATAGCAGGGGCCATGCCGCGCATCGAAGACCGTCATCTGTCCATCGAAGCGGAAGATCGAGCCGTGCACGTTCGGCTTGCCGAGCAGCACGCAAGCATCGTTGGTGAGGTAGCGCGTGGGGAAGTTGTCCGTGCCGTCGACGATCACGTCGTACTCGGCAAAGAGCGCCATCGCGTTCTCCGACGACAGCCGCAGCGGGTGGCGCTCGACCTTCACGTCCGGGTTCATGGCCGCGATGCGCTCGGCGGCCACGTCGACCTTCAGGCGTCCGACGTCCGCGGTGCCGTAGAGCACCTGGCGATGCAGGTTCGAGGCGTCGACGACATCGAAGTCGACGAGGCCGAGGGTCCCGACGCCGGCGGCGGCAAGGTACTGGGCGAGCGGGCAGCCGAGGCCACCCGCGCCGATCAGCAGCACGCGTGCGTCGAGGAGCGCGCGTTGCCCTTCGAGCCCGACTTCGGGGAGTGTCAGATGGCGCCGGTAGCGGTCGAACTGGTCGGGGCGCAGCGGCGGTGCGGCCGGGGTGGGGGCCATCTCAGGACGCTATCCCGTGCCCC includes these proteins:
- the moeB gene encoding molybdopterin-synthase adenylyltransferase MoeB encodes the protein MAPTPAAPPLRPDQFDRYRRHLTLPEVGLEGQRALLDARVLLIGAGGLGCPLAQYLAAAGVGTLGLVDFDVVDASNLHRQVLYGTADVGRLKVDVAAERIAAMNPDVKVERHPLRLSSENAMALFAEYDVIVDGTDNFPTRYLTNDACVLLGKPNVHGSIFRFDGQMTVFDARHGPCYRCLYPEPPPPGAVPSCAEGGVLGVLPGLVAIIQATETVKLVAGLGDPLYGRLLQYDALRMEFHEFRLKKDPACPACGETPEITELIDYAGFCGVPAEEPSEPPTIDASSLASLRADGAEHLLLDVRDLDEWERARIEGATLVPLAELGDRLAEFDLWRGKRVIVHCHHGPRSERAARLLLDAGFARVENLTGGIEAWSLTVDPDVPRY